Genomic DNA from Oncorhynchus mykiss isolate Arlee chromosome 2, USDA_OmykA_1.1, whole genome shotgun sequence:
tccacttcacaataacagcacttacagttgatcggCGCAGCTCTAtcaaggcagaaatttgacaaagtaacttgttggaaaggtgacatctaatgactgtgccacattgaaagtcactgagctcttcattaaagccattctactgccaatgtttgtctatggagaatgcataactgtgtgctcgattttatacacctgtcagaaacatgtggctgaaatagccaaatccactaatttgaagtggtgtccacatacttttgtatataaagtgtatttatttttagctttcttaatgaaccagaaaatcacctgttatttctggttgtttatTAAAGTTAGCTGCCCTAagctcattgatcctgctttgtagtatctGGGCACGTATCTGTGTCAGTTCAAGACAGTGTTGAATAGTAGGTGAGAGGTCAACGGAGTTTCCTTCCATTGAAAGGCATTCACTTTCTGTGTAGTGTAAACATACAACCATTTACTCAACATTGTTATCCTCAGTGAAAAATAGACAACACATCCGGTTCTATTGGAATATGCACAcagtggacagtttattaggtacatcaGCACATTTCCGAAATTGGTTTGCTCCTACAGAGACTTATTCATGTGAcctgctatataaagcaggccgACAGGCATCCAGTTACTGTTCCATTGAGCGTTAGattgggcaaaacgagtgacctaagcgactttgagcatgttatgatcgtcggtgccaggcgcacctgttccagtatctcagaaacagctgtcCTCCTAGGCTTTTCATGCACGACAGTGTCTAAGGCTTTCCAAGAATGGAGCGACAAACAAAAAGCATCCAGTCAgctgcagtcctgtgggcgaaaactgCTCGTTggtgagaggtcgaaggagaatggcaagaatcgtgcaagctagaaggtgggccacaaacaggcaaataacagcgtacaacagtggtgtgcaggaCGCATCTCGGAACGTacaactcgtcggtccttgtcacgAATGGGCTATAGCAGCTTTCCTATccgctaaaaacaagaagaagaggcTCCACTGGGCAtgcaatcaccaacactggacgattgaggagtggaaaaactttgcctggtctgacgaatcccggttcctgttgcgccatcctgatggcagagtcaggatttcgAGTAAGCCGCACAAGTCTATGGCTCTGTGTCAATGGTACAGGATGGTGGCggaatggtgtggggaatgttttcttgGCACACGTAAGGTCTCTTGACCTTGCttctggacaagctaaacaccttcgcccgctttgaggataacacactgCCCCCGACGCGatccgctaccaaggactgtgggtcCTCCTTCTCCGTTGCCgacgtaagacatttaagcgtgttaaccctctcaaggctgcaggcccagatggcatccctagccatgtcctcagagcatgtgcagaccagctgactggagtgtttacagacatattcaatctctcccgatccctgtctgctgtccccacttgcttcaagatgtccaccgttgttccatgaagtgctttgagaggctagttaaggatcatatcacttctACCTTACAccaagacccacttcaattttcttaccgttccaatagatccacagacgatgtcATCGCACTTCACTATCCCATCTGCACAAGAGGAATACAtacatatgtaagaatgctgttcagtgactatagttcagcattcaacaccatagtaccctccaagctcataattaagctcggggccctgggtcctggacttcctgacgggccgcccccaggtggtgaaggtaggaaacaacacctccacttcgctgatcctcaacacaggggccccacaaggttgcgtgctcagccccctcctatactccctgttcaccaatgactgcgtggccatacacgcctccaactcaataaaTTTTGCAGATGATAACATTAGTAGGCccgattaccaacaatgacaagacagcctaaaggtaggtgagggccctgggagagtggtgccaggaaaataacctctcacgtCATCAAAACCAAGGAGCTGattatggacttcaggaaacagcagagggagcacgcccctatccacaccaacaggaccgcagtggagaaggtgtaaaGCTTCAAGTTCCCAGGCGTACTCATCACTgtcgatctgaaatggtccacccacagacaatgcagtgaagaaggcgcaacagcaactcttcaacctcaggaggctgaagaaatttggcttggcccctaaaaccctcacaaacttttacagatgcacaattgagagtatcctgtcgggctgtatcaccgcctggtatggcaattgctacgcccgcaaccgcagggctctccggAGGGAGGTGtagtctgcccaatgcatcaccgagggcaaactacctgccctccaggacacctacagcaccagatgtcacaggaaggccaaaaagatcatcaataaGATCAagcacccgagccacggcctgttcaccccgtgtgtgtattgttaggtactactacactgttggagctaggaacacaagcatttcgctacacccgcaataatatctgctaaatgtgtatgtgaccaataacattttattttgataCCAATTGATCAATGTGTCCATAccccaaagaattcaggctgttctagaGGCAAAAGGGGTCtgacccagtactagatgggtgtacctaataaactgtccactgAGTATGTTTGGGTATAGTGGCTCATGTTACAGTGCTGTTAATAAGCGGTGGGTGAAAATTCACATTTTACCAGCAAGAACAACATATACACATTATGATTCAGAGAGCTTTTATATTAATTTACTTTAGACAAAACTGGAGACCAATTCACAGATGTTGGACAATTCTTTCCACAGAGACTTGTAAGGAAGAgggatttaaaaaacaaatgaaacaTCAATGTTGCATTATGATAATAGTCTCAAGACGGTTTATATTTAGTGTGAGCACAAGCTCCCTATCAACGAGATGTTAAGTGAATGATATTCTGTACTCATATTGCTTGAATCAAATAGAGTTCCCCTTCATCTGAGGCACTGCACTGTtatatgcatcccaaatgacactatTCCCTAgatagggatctggtcaaaagtattgcactaaatagggaatagggggatGCATCATTGGCCGCCTTTTAAATACTGACTGATCATAAGTGCCAGGGGaccagaaaaaaaaataaaacgacAACCAACAAAACCATAAATAGACATAAATATCTTTTAGCAAAGCATCCAAAAATGGCTTTAAAACATCAGGTTTTGTTAACTGCTCCACTTTGAGTAGGTAGACAATTGAATTTACAAGACTGGCAAAAGGAGACATATAGGCAATATAATACATGTTTCAAATATTAACTTTTAAATTCCAttgtatgtatttactgtatgtaaactgtaACCGCATGGGATACCCACACAGGTGGGAGTTCCATCCCTACAGACTCATCCATTTTGTTGCATACTATTTTACTGAATGTGGAAAGGAAGGAACACCTGTGCTATTCCTTGAGAGAGccaacaacatactgtatagggCTTGTCACCCCCCCAAAAAGCTCAATTCCTTATGAAATGAATAATAAAAAGCTTTTAGCCAGCAAGCACCATTCAGTCTTTTCCTCCCATTGGAATGTTGACCAGGTGAGATCAGCACAGCAGAGACATGGGATTGGTTCAGCTAGCCTAAGCTGGGACCGACAGGGCTTCATCTGATTGGCTGGAGTGGAGGAAGTAGGGGACCAGAGAGAAGTTCTTCATGCTGATGTCCTGGGTGATACCAGCATCCTGCATCTCAAacctgtcaaaaaaaaaaaaaaaacttgttgaAAATCATTCTCTTCAAAGGACTACCAAAACAATATAGAAAAACAACAGCAGCAAAAGGTCGAAGGCAGCACACAACTGTTAAAATAAAAAACTGTAGGTCCCAAATAAATACTAATAACATTTTTCCAGGTGGTAAAAGCACTTTACATCCATTAAATGGGGGGAACTCACCTCAaacaataaattaaattaaatcctCAACAGCTCCCCATTTCAAACAGTGACAGTGCCAGCCTGACATTGGTCTGTCTCTTACCAGTCTCCAGTAGAGATGGTGTAGTAGACGGGGGGTCTGGGTGAATCTGTGAAAGTGGACGGAGGGCCCAGGCTATAGGCCCCAGCGTTGTTGAAGATCAGCCAGTCTCCCACACTGAGCTCTGGCAGCAGACACTGATCCACCACCTGGTCCAGCTCATCACCCGACGGACCCCACAGACTGCTGGCAAACACCGGTTCCTCAGACACACCGCTCTGGGACAtccagggacacagagagagtaaTTTAGAGAGACTTATGGGCCAGGGTTATgagtaaatagggaatagggtttccatttgggatgcagcctaatATTCACTCCAGGGTGCTTGAGATAGGAAATTGAATTAAATTTAACTTTGCTTGGTGATGCAAAAATCACAAAAATGCAGAATTGTTGTCATTTCATGCCTTTCACTAGTCATTTTGTTTATTTAAAATGTAGTTTATTAGGGCCTcacgggtggcgcagtggtctagggcactggtAGCTGTGCCAggctgcgaccgggaggcccatggcaCACAACGGCACACaattgcgcactagcgactcctgtggcggggcgggcgcagtgcacgctaaccaggtcgccaggtgcacggtgtttcctccgacacattggtgcggctggcttccgggttggatgcgcgctgtgtggcttggttgggttgtgttaaTAGCTTGGTAAATGTAGTTTACTAAGCCCTGAAGCCAAAACTCACCTTGGGCAGAGCCGGAGCTGGAATCACATtgtctgctagcttgctagtgAACGAGCCGTACACCCCATCGTTCATGTAGTACAGGAACTCTGGCTCATCGTTGGGAGATGGTTCATCTGTAAAGAGGTATGGCAGACAAGAGTCATGAGACACAATAGTAGAAAAGGTGTGTGCTGGTCTGCTGGAGCATCTAGGTCTGCCGAACCATGATTACTGATTTTGACCAGCTTCATATGCTAGGTGTTGAGAAGGTACTGCCACTGACTGAGATTGCCATGAAGATCCCGGGCGCCTACTTCCTTAGCGATGATGTTGACAGCCAGGGTGAAGGAGGAGGACACGTAGTAACTGCCAGGCTCTGCCATGATGGAGACGCCAGACGATGCAGGGAAGTACAGGTCCAACAACGGCCTGACTGCACTGTTAATCTGTTAccagggggggaaaaaaacagtcAGCACCTTCAGCCTAACAGGCATTCTATAGTGTGTTTGTTCAAATTCAAAAGGTAAGCTGTGTGAAGGCTTTCCTTTGAAAAATACATTactagtacaggcctgacatcaGAAAGAGGGTGAAGTGGTTTGTGACCTTTGACTGACTGAATCACGTATTAATTCAGCTGAAGTAAACCATCTAAAATCAGTATTATGTAACGAGCTAACTATCATACCTGTTTCAGCTGAGTCTCTGAGCCGTTGAATCCACCTCCAATATCCAGGATTGTCATACTGAAGCCAATATCCTCCTGAAAACAACATTAAAACAAAAAGTAAACTAGTAAACTTCAAAATATAACAGCAGGGTGGTGAATATTTATGGCTGTCTCCTTCACATATTATGCACATTCAAAGTCCCATAACGTAAGCACTAGCTAACTCACCCCCATGTCAAAGACACAGCGAGCGTCAGACACTGCATGGCTGTAGGCCTGAGGGTCGTCACAGGAGCTGGGAATGTGGAACCTGCATCATGGGGATAATGATGATGTCAGGGATCAGGGATTGACTGAGGAACGGAAACTGAGCAGTCGGGCAAGTTGAGCGTGCTCAGAGGTCACccaaagtgagaaaaaaaagtgAAACAACAAAACTGCTAAAAACTCCAGTAAACCTAAAACTGATTGTCTGGTTCATCTCCATTGTTTAAGTGAAAGACTGAAAATATATGGCAGCTTCATTAGAcaggtgataaaaaaaaaaaactgaattcCAGTAGCCAAGCATGGGGGCTACACTGGAGATTCTGACCTGATTAACTGGAAGTTTAACGTGTGGTCAGAGCGCTAGCCACTATGTCCTATTGATCTCGGCTGTGAGCTGCACGTTGAAATCTTGAAAATAGAACCAGAACGTAGATCAGCGCAAACCTCTTGGGGAGCCGGCACGCTTACACCCAGGGTTTTGTTGAAATTAATAAGAGTGTCTCACACTCTGCGAAAGTTATACGTCCAATGTAATAGACCCGTAAAACAGACCTCTCTACTTCCTCCCTATTGTTACGTGACCGACAAGTTACGGCAATTTGGGTGTAAACAAATATTTTCACATTTTCGGGCAAGTGACCATATTCTTCAGGCAAACAAAAAATACTACTGAATTGTCCAATGGTCAATCCCCAATGATACAGTAAAATATTTTCTCCTCATGGTGAAAATAGTACTGGACAGGCATACAATTCTGCTGTTAGCATACAGTTTAATTTCTTATCACTTAATTAAAAGACAATAAAAAGAGAACCTAGAATATAATAATGAACTCTGACTAGAGAGGAAGGGTGGCGTTGCAGAAGGACTCACCTGACCCCCACCACCTGCAGGCCCTGCTCTTTGGCACTCTCCAGCAGGTGTCTGCAGTCCTTCAGCTTGGAGCCAAACGACATGCCCATTTCATCACCCTCGCTGGAAGTCTCTGTGGCCACCTGCAGCAGCAGTCTGAGCAGAGATGGAGGAAGATTAGCATTTTTAGGTATTTCATATTCATACCCATTGTAGTTGTATTGTAGAGAGTATGAAATATAGACTTTTAAAATAACAGTCTAATAACAGTTACATGGACACCTACTTGGCACAGGGATGGCAGCGAGCGATCTTGCGTAGCTCTGCCTCGTTGTCACACACCAGGAAGTCGATGCCGTTCTTAGCGGCATACTTGATCTGGGAGAGTTGTTTACACACACCGCTGTAGATAATGTCTTCAGAGGGAACGCCATAGCCCTGCACAAGCTCCAACTCATACTGAAAAGACACAAAAACATCAACGTTGATATTACAGCTCTAAGTTGTGAAGGAGCAATGCGCTGTGGCAGCGAGACATTTCTCCACTAGATGGCGCTCCTTCCTATTTTCTGTGAGTAGAGGCCAGTCGACCTATGAAGCAGTTATAAAGCAGTAATTGGCCCACCAAAATGATGGTAATCAGAGCTGTGAGAAGCTGCAACTGATGTAAGCCAAGaatctataaaaatgtatttaactgaAAAACATCCTAAAGCTGTGGAAAAGCACCCGTAAGTTAGTCTACACTAAAATGCAATTTGATCTGGACAGGTTGTTTGTTATACAGTGTTATAACAGTAGTAGTGGGAGAGAGCGCTGTGAGCACCTTGCTGGTGCAGATGAAGCCAGTCCCGAGAGCAGCTAAGATCTCAATGACAGCCAGGCTGCTGTTGGCTTGGACAGCGTAGAAGGGACGCATCTGGGGCATGTGGGTTCGCCAGCGAACATGTTGCCTCATAAGGACCCCCAAGTCTGCCACGAAGAACGCATTCTTCTCAGCCTGGGGGAAGAAAAACATGACACGACAGGTTTACTGGCTGTCTGGCATGCTATGACGTCATTCACCTGAATCTGTCAAGTACACCATGACTGATTATTCTTACTGTCTCTCATCAAACACCATACAATTACATAAGAGCGATCTGCAACCTAATTTTTCCACTGGTGTGAATTGAAAGCATACAGAGTGTGGTGAGCGTTAATGACTCATTAACTTGCCACATCAACCAAGTGGGGCGAGACTGGCACACAGTTTTACACAGCAGCATTGTACTTTGTCACATCCTCAATCAATTTATTTATGTGGTGATTGCTAGAATTTATCAATCTATTTCCGGATTAGGCAATCAACTAATCTCATTTCCAAGGGCACAACTTCAATACGCTATAAAGTAGCAAGACTTCACAATGTGCAAGTATTTTAATGTACAGAGAATGTCTCTTCACAGTACTTACCAGTGTTTGTTCATAAATGTGATTCTCAACCACATCGCTGAGGGCCGTGGCTCCCTCCAGCAGGGCGACGGAGTAGTTTGGTTCGTCAGCTAGTCCCTTCATCTCAACTGTTGTCTGCTAATCTGCCAGTCATAAAGAATTATGCCTGTGTGAAGTGGTCTCTCTCTGATCCTCTGTATGAAGTGGTCTCTTTGAGCCCCTGGCTGAAGTGGTCTCTCTCTGAGCCCCTGGGCGAAGTGGTCTCTCTCTGAGCCCCTGGGGTCCTTGATAGTATGCAGCAAACTGGAAAACACAGGAAGAGAGGCAGCGTGAAATATAGCCCTAACTATTGAAGTGGATGGGGAAAATGAGTTCCATCTAATCATTACAAAAATGGAGGGAAAGAAAAAATGAATTATTTGACAGAAAAAGGCTAAAGCAGTTGGTCTACATGTtacacttagtttgaccagttaaGCCTTTAGGATGGTTTGTGAACCGGCTGTGAACCAGGATAGTTGTGAGGGCAGCCAATCAGAGGTCGAGGTGGAAATCACGTTATGGGGCTGCGTATGGGAAGGTCTGGGTGTCTGGACAGCCACTGTGAAAACAAGACCTCTGGGGCATGGAGTTTGTTTACCTTACCATCAATTACTCCTGACAATTAGGATTAATCCCACTGGCAGTGACCCATTAaggtttcttttgatggcattaTCTGGGTACAATACCAGCGGCATGGGCTGTCAGATCACTGCATTCAATAATGTTACATAATACCGGTTGGACTATTGTGATCATAAGGGTGCTGTGTATACCCGTCTCTGTTCTGTGGCTGGGAGCCTGGTATTGGCAGTTCAAAAACAGAGACAGCTTCATGATAGCAAGCTGGAATGGCTCTAAGAAACAGGACAGCCATGGCATGACTAAAACAACATCTCAGCAGTCTGAAAAAACGGACAACAACCCACTACAATTAACACAAAATATCAAAGGTCACAAATTATGGTCTCGTTTTggttaatggacaaaaatgtgtgtgtgactgaaaaATGCTTTACTCTACAGACCACCAACTTCATTGGGGTAAAGACTTGGGAGGAAATAAAAGTATATCACAAATCTAACAGTAGGCTTACAACATGACATACACAAAGAAATCATAACATTTAGGTTACAGGTGAAGACAGGAAACATTGTGTTTCAACTATGACTCATAGCTGAGTGGCCCCTTCTCTCTGTTACTGGATCTAACCAGTCACCAGTAAAAACAGGGACAGAGAGCATCAGATAAAAGTAGCACAACACCATGCTATTGTTATTTCAACAGTCACCACAAGGACATGTTTGGGTTATTATGGTGTCAGCGTGACTTGGAcccatattcacaaagcgtctcagagtaggggtgctgatctaggatcaaggTCCCCCTGTCCATAGTGTTTTATAATTATTATGATCTAAGAGGCTAAACTGAACAGAGATCATTACTCCTCCTACTCGACCTGATGTCTACTTACATGGACGAGTTAGGAGATGGAGCTCCCCCACTATCAGCTAGGATCCCAAGGTGGCTCAGCGTTGAAGTCGAACGGCTCTCGGCGGAGAGCCGCCCCTAAGCCCTCTGGGTAGTAATTGTACACCTGCACAGAAGACAAGATACAGTTGAGTCAATAGGAAAGAGAGGCAAAGCTGGCTCAGAGGATTAGATGAGatcaaaaaaaatattgaatggGAAAGCAAGACATAGATTAATTGATCGTTAGGGACTGGTGGTTTTCACAGCTATAACAGGTGTGATTTTTtaggttgttatggttgttatggtttTCATAATCCTAAATAATTTCTCAGTTTTGAATGAATGCAAGTGCCACGTTGTACCTTATGTTGTCGAATATGCTAAATGTTGTTAACGAAGTTCCAACCTCAACTAAATAGCTATTGATTGTACTACTGTGGTTTTCAAAATAACAACACTAAAATGTCAAAACAAACCGTccatagctagccagctaacttataTTACATGCCAACTCAGCAGGCGAACATTAGCTAATCCTGTGTGATAAATGGCTGTAAATAAGATTGCGAATGCTAGTTATATGGCGTCTAGGGATTCACTAGTTAGCTAGAAACACCCCGATAACGTTTTCAAAGTAATCGTAGCTAATGTTAATTATATAGCtagcacagctagctagctatgataATATATAATAAACTAAAATAGCTAGCTAAATAACTTTGATGAATGACGACAATAATGACAGTCAGTCATTAGCTAGTTCGTTCATTACCTAACGTAGCTATCTGCGGCTAACGCTAGCCAATTTCCCTCCTTAAACAGTTAGCAAGCAAGCTAGGTAGCTAGAAGGTACTTACGTGAGAATAAAACCCAATATTTGGGGTGGATCGTTTTTTCCTTTTAGGTGGAATTTTCAAAGAGTGGCGGGGGCACTATAGGAAAGAAAAAATGCCATCAAAGCGGAGGTGCAGATCGAGATTTGAAGCTAAATCGAACCCTTTCGTAGCTACGCAGCGAGCAAAACTGCCGAAgtcgacagagagaaagaaacacagatagaacaatgagacagatatttcaccggatgtataaatgtgaagcattcgCTTGGCGTTTCCACTGACTACCAAAtctggtagtgagaggaagcccagtggccagCAGTGGTagaagatggatggagatggaTTTGGGCCTaaattctgctaattttctcattgattaaacatttgatctctaTACAGTTtactgttcccaaaactagaatctgttttgaacagagtggactaagtttggTAGACTTTTCCCTTtgtaaaagtttttaaaaatcgCGTTGCTTATAAGGAGTGCAacggcgaattgagttattgcacacgcgcacttcaTACAGTAGgagttccctaacggaaatatgcagatgTGGCTAGAACAGGAAAATAGGATcttgctagctcgtgcttggctctgcctaCCTCCTTTCTTGTTCTGCCCACTAGGACTCATctgttcccattggaaacgacacgctgtggtctatcttggtttggTTATAAAAATCTTTGGAAAGAAAGGGGAGCGGAAAATAACGTCAGATGGGCGGTGTTTTCGAGCTGTCAAAGCAAATGAGAGTGATAGCTAAATAGTTTGGCTTGTATTTTATTTCTAAGCATTATTTTATTCTCTTCATGTGTGATATCTAGTTTTTGTGATAATATATACAATTATACCTATGCTATTGATATGCTGAGAATTATGTTTAATAAAACTCATTATTTATAATTTCTATTTATTAAGGATAAGCAGTTGAAATGAGCAATCTGCGATTGCtacattaaaaaaaagtttacttTTAAATGAACGATCTCTACCCATCGATTATTGAAAAATAActaataaatgcctcatgagcttagttcaactgccgTACCCTATCATAACCcgaaatataagcttgtttacgACAtgttttgtaaacaaacactgtatagcctcaaaagtCATTTTATATGGTCAGACCATTTAtttcatccatagctctgtctatgaatttgattTCTCCAGACCCATTTCTCAGctatttaccaaaacagtggcgggATAGATGGATTGTTATTGTTTGAaatgcagatttcccctttaatattatattatttatattatttaataTTATATTCAATTATTGCCAGAATAGACTACTACGGTTCTGAGAATGTAATGTCTCAATCAGATAGTATAGTTACCTTGGTTACGTCTTCATGCTTTTTCCCATGGCACCGCGATAAATGTAAATGTTGTCCACTAATTGTCACTGGTACTCCTCTCTTGTATTCTGGCAACACATGCTTGAAGTTCAACAGTGTGAAATTAGATTGCAGGTGTTTTAACAACCTCAGCCTTGTCTGCCGAGAGTTTGTGAAGTTTTGCTTCCCTCTGAAGACGCAAAGGAGTATATTTCCCACAGATGAATTTACACGCCACCCTCTCGCCTATTGGTGGAGAAGGAGGTCTATTCCAAATTGGAAAAACTCAATGAATTTAATTTCAGACAGGGGGACTGGGTAGCTGCAAATTGACtcatttgacattttttttaatcTACCTGTTGACTGTTGtctcaatgataacttggttatgtAGGTAATGTTACATTTTGTTGTGATGTATTTTCAATTTATTTACAGACAATGGGATTCATAGAGTAATTAGTGAGTGTAGTCCTCAGGGATCTGTCTGAAAAGCCATCCACTTGCTTCTCCTGCAGCCACAAACATATGCTGCTCTCTGCGTACAGAGATTGAATGCATTTACATTGTGGTATGGGCTATGATCACCTTTAGAAGTTAGTCATGGCTCCTAAGGCTTAGACACCACCAGCATACCACACATACAGGGTTTCACAAGTGGTTGATAGGCTAAGTGCATGTGAGAATGAAAATAGCACTTCATGAAATTGTATATTCTGGGAACTGtttttttatattatatttagaATATATCAAAACAGGCTACTGTTATTGTACCCTTTCTTATTTTCATACACATTGTCTTACAGGAATCCATATCAGCTGTCTTGTTTTGTGGCCAATGTCCATTTTCAGCAACCACAGTAGATGTCCACAGTACATGTTCCTTTGGTCAAAATTGGAGGCATCCAGGGCGGGAACAATGAACATTGAAATGAAATATATGGATAACTATGTCTCTTTATGCATTACAATTCAAACATTACATTGCAATTCAAACTGTAATAATGTACATAATTTCTTTATATCTAAGAACAATTATGAGACTATTATTGGTCCCGTATGATTCTCAATTGGCCCTGATCACTTTGTATTTAGCTGCAAAGGACCAAATATGATTTAAATTCCTTATTATATAATGATGAAGTAAGCTTAGGACATGCACTTAGCTTCTATGAATAGCCAC
This window encodes:
- the LOC110485483 gene encoding antizyme inhibitor 1, whose amino-acid sequence is MKGLADEPNYSVALLEGATALSDVVENHIYEQTLAEKNAFFVADLGVLMRQHVRWRTHMPQMRPFYAVQANSSLAVIEILAALGTGFICTSKYELELVQGYGVPSEDIIYSGVCKQLSQIKYAAKNGIDFLVCDNEAELRKIARCHPCAKLLLQVATETSSEGDEMGMSFGSKLKDCRHLLESAKEQGLQVVGVRFHIPSSCDDPQAYSHAVSDARCVFDMGEDIGFSMTILDIGGGFNGSETQLKQINSAVRPLLDLYFPASSGVSIMAEPGSYYVSSSFTLAVNIIAKEVGARDLHGNLNEPSPNDEPEFLYYMNDGVYGSFTSKLADNVIPAPALPKSGVSEEPVFASSLWGPSGDELDQVVDQCLLPELSVGDWLIFNNAGAYSLGPPSTFTDSPRPPVYYTISTGDWFEMQDAGITQDISMKNFSLVPYFLHSSQSDEALSVPA